The following proteins come from a genomic window of Yinghuangia sp. ASG 101:
- a CDS encoding amidohydrolase family protein produces MTETTTLTGATLPDGRVRNVVLRHGAVSHVSPVGIPDLGQAAIDLTGYLLLPAPAEPHLHLDRALSWEPVGSDPDGRDGAVRSWRAAPTRYGVADLRRRARATLQELSANGVTSVRTHVDFGVGAPLRVIEVLRELREDLQRVLDLQIVAVASPGLSDRAALDAFAAGAALLGGRPHSSPDPRGETRRLLRLADRAEVDLDLHLDDQPDHRVLAVADLARLLRASGFGRQVTASHCASLGMLRPPALAKVVEAIAASRMAVVGLPSAPRGDSRMDALTDTRTDRGFRGLAPCGGPASLHALLDAGVPFAAGGDHLRDALHTMGRGDALEVASLLVATGNLSVEQAYAAVSSDARRIMGLPDAGPEPGAVADLLAVRASSLAEAVLTAPRDRIVLRRGRVVSRTTAAGRGSGRTRATIGRQRTRVPAGAR; encoded by the coding sequence GTGACCGAAACGACCACATTGACCGGAGCGACACTGCCCGACGGTCGCGTCCGCAACGTCGTCCTGCGGCACGGCGCCGTCAGCCACGTCAGCCCCGTCGGCATACCCGACCTCGGTCAGGCGGCGATCGACCTGACCGGATACCTGCTGCTGCCCGCCCCGGCGGAACCCCACCTGCACCTCGACCGCGCGCTCAGCTGGGAACCGGTCGGCAGCGACCCGGACGGCCGTGACGGCGCGGTGCGTTCGTGGCGCGCGGCCCCCACCCGGTACGGCGTCGCCGACCTGCGGCGCCGCGCGCGGGCCACGCTCCAGGAGCTGTCCGCGAACGGCGTCACCTCGGTGCGCACGCACGTCGACTTCGGCGTGGGCGCGCCGCTGCGCGTCATCGAGGTCCTGCGCGAACTCCGCGAAGACCTCCAACGCGTCCTCGACCTGCAGATCGTCGCCGTGGCCTCGCCGGGGCTGTCCGACCGTGCCGCGCTGGACGCGTTCGCCGCGGGGGCGGCGCTGCTCGGCGGACGGCCGCACAGTTCGCCCGATCCGCGCGGCGAGACCCGTCGCCTGCTGCGGCTCGCGGACCGCGCCGAAGTCGACCTGGACCTGCACCTGGACGACCAGCCCGACCACCGGGTGCTGGCCGTCGCGGACTTGGCCCGGCTGCTGCGCGCCTCGGGCTTCGGCCGCCAGGTGACCGCGAGCCACTGTGCCAGTCTCGGCATGCTGCGCCCGCCCGCGCTGGCCAAGGTCGTCGAGGCGATCGCGGCGTCGCGCATGGCCGTGGTCGGCCTGCCGTCCGCGCCGCGCGGCGACTCCCGGATGGACGCGCTCACGGACACACGCACCGACCGGGGCTTCCGCGGCCTCGCGCCCTGCGGCGGACCGGCATCGCTGCACGCGCTGCTGGACGCGGGCGTTCCGTTCGCCGCGGGCGGCGACCACCTGCGCGACGCGCTGCACACGATGGGCCGTGGCGACGCTCTGGAGGTCGCGTCGCTGCTGGTCGCCACGGGCAATCTGTCGGTGGAGCAGGCCTACGCCGCCGTCAGCAGCGACGCCCGCCGCATCATGGGCCTGCCCGACGCCGGTCCCGAACCGGGCGCGGTGGCCGACCTGCTGGCGGTCCGCGCGAGCAGCCTCGCCGAGGCGGTCCTGACCGCGCCGCGCGACCGCATCGTGCTGCGCCGAGGCCGCGTCGTGAGCCGCACGACCGCGGCGGGCCGAGGCTCCGGCCGCACCCGCGCGACCATCGGCCGCCAACGCACCCGAGTCCCCGCCGGCGCCCGCTGA
- a CDS encoding endonuclease V — translation MPTTTNSPTHAAPAAPDGGDEPWPTTAEEARALQDRLRPLVDATGPGPARVRRVAGLDVAYAEDSDRLAAAVVVLDAATLTVVERSVVRGRAQFPYVPGLFAFRELPSLLAALDGLAVAPDLLVCDGQGLAHPRRFGLACHVGVHTGIPSIGVGKTAFVGTYDAPAPERGSASDLVLDGETVGAVLRTQHGVKPVFVSVGHGLDLATACRHVLALSPRFRLPETTRQADRACRDALAEGEADAVERTGVRAGE, via the coding sequence GTGCCGACGACGACGAACTCCCCGACCCACGCCGCCCCCGCCGCCCCCGACGGCGGCGACGAGCCCTGGCCCACGACGGCCGAGGAAGCCCGCGCGCTGCAGGACCGGCTGCGTCCCCTCGTGGACGCCACCGGCCCCGGACCGGCACGGGTGCGGCGGGTCGCCGGGCTGGACGTGGCCTATGCGGAGGACTCGGACCGGCTCGCGGCGGCGGTCGTGGTGCTGGACGCCGCGACGCTCACCGTCGTCGAACGCTCGGTGGTCCGGGGGCGGGCGCAATTCCCTTACGTGCCCGGCCTTTTCGCGTTCCGTGAGCTGCCGTCGCTGTTGGCCGCGCTGGACGGCCTCGCGGTGGCGCCGGACTTGCTGGTGTGCGACGGGCAAGGCCTCGCCCACCCGCGCCGGTTCGGGCTGGCCTGCCACGTCGGCGTGCATACCGGCATCCCGAGTATCGGTGTCGGGAAGACGGCCTTCGTGGGGACGTACGACGCGCCCGCCCCCGAGCGCGGGTCCGCGTCCGATCTCGTGCTGGACGGCGAGACCGTCGGCGCGGTCCTGCGCACACAGCACGGTGTGAAGCCGGTGTTCGTCTCGGTCGGCCACGGCCTCGACCTCGCGACCGCGTGCCGCCACGTCCTGGCGCTGAGTCCGCGCTTCCGGCTGCCGGAGACGACGCGGCAGGCGGACCGCGCGTGCCGGGACGCGCTCGCCGAGGGGGAGGCGGACGCGGTCGAGCGGACGGGCGTGCGGGCCGGGGAGTAG